The nucleotide sequence cgatttaattgcaagaagaaatttaaaaaaatttcatagaatcatagatttaaatattttttttaataattctaagtaATATCGAACTttgattcttctttatttgaaaaaattaataaaaaaatatatgtatatataaattacgaagttgaatattcatatttgataaaataacgataaatataaataacgtaaaatataaataactttggATAGTTGTATCATGTTGATACAACTATAATAAACATgtgaatcaaaattaaatacgttcgtattgaatattatacatcGTGTGTAATAAACAGATATATAAGTAATTGcaaagattgataaaaatagaacgaTATCGTATCATTTCGAAAGTAGCGAAGATGTGAAAAACACAgagtatattttgattaaaagataTGTCAGTTTCAACGGGAATAATGtcatttggatttttttatgCGAGGATGGGTAATAAACGTATTTGTGACAGAAATAAACTTTCGTTTTGGAACGGTTAGCCTTCTCTCTAAAACCGTTATTTATCGttcgtgtaatttttaattttattgtgtgTCACTAGTGTACGATGGCGCCGAACAGCAAAAATTGGTTTGTTCGACTAACCCACTTTAACGAATGGGTTTCGTACCTTTTTATGTATCGAAAATACGATAttctaatgttttatattcacTTTGGTTGCATGGATGACGATCAACATGTATAACattcagaaaaataaatattttattatggaaCTTTGTTATCTAgactttatttcaaaatcaatttaaattcatgataATTTCGATCCAGATAAgctagataaaattttttaatcgacctGTTcgcattaatatttcatattttgcataaaaaaaattattattaaagaattattgaaattattatttaaccgtatgataaataatgcaaatcataataatactttttctcatttttatgtaatttataaatgtataaaagtataaataaaaatatgcaattcaAATCAATCTTCGactatttagaatattatttatttatcacgttTGGCGATTGAATAAATTgactgtataaaaaaatataaaaaaaaaactcgtgtTCGAAGTATAACCATCATTATGATCTGAAACAAAGTTCAGAAAAATAGCTATCTAAAGTGTCATCGCGTATTGTAGAAATCAATATCATAGAgctagaaataaaatagatagcaATATCCTCACGGAGGTTATATATAgttctattttctaaaattgaccaatactataaataaacaGTACTTTCcgtacacacatacatatatatatcaatttaatcaaattataaaaatgaatatatctataaataatttttaattatatttaaaggtTTATCCCATTatcgaaaagttttttattacattttgtttattatattttacttaagtAATCAAAATGCGGTTTCTTTCATCTTTATGATCTAACAGTATATAtactctttctttattttactaCAAACTTATTAGTCACAAATCTATTTCTGAAAttctaagaaatataaaacaataaaattctctCTGAAATTTCCTTTGAAACTTTAAACGTTTGTTTCCTTATGTAAACATTActgttatttatgatattgtcTAGTTTAATTTAGTATTCATAGATtagactttatatttttttttataaatgctaTTTCACTCTTCGAAAATACTAACTgttattaaaacttaaatctggaataattgtttatttttattttttctaacttttttaatagccctttccttttttaagctttcgataatattataattaaaattatcaaagaattCGAACAcatgtatatttcaaaataaaagttgtctactttttcttaaaagaaaaataaattaacgctCCCATTTCAGAATATACTCTTAGATTATCCCAATAGGAAAATAGCgacttccaaaaaaaaattaagatttttcccgccaaaatttattccaaccGCGAATGAATCATTGACTTAAAACATATATTggaggaaaattataaaactgatCTGTATTCTGATTTCAGCAATGTCCTTGGAGGAATCGCGGCGTTCGCAGCGTCCGTACAGGTACGGGATGGTTCTCCTTTGCGTTGGTGCATTGATAAACTGGTTAGGCCTCGCGGAGAACTACGTCGAACCGGTACGATATGTCGGTGTTGCTTGCATAATAGCAGGCGCTCTTCTCATATGTGCCGCAATGTGTTGTTGGCTGCACGCACCGCCAAGTAGGGCAGCCATGCACACACAACACACAAATCATCCAATCACAGCACAAGTAagtcttcatatttttttctcttttttaagcCACGATAACGATAACCGTTTTATTCCTTTGACTGATTAGCCAAATCTAgtcaagagaaatatattccgGCTTAAAAGCCTTGTAATGCcctttataaaatcttaatttattaaacacattacgatattggaaatttgcaattttaatgtatgcgaattttgttataataaaattaaaattaacataaaattattatttaaattcgttgAAACTTTTGAACGAGGATATACATCTTTATCGTAAGGAgacattgaaaattaatttacagaataatttattgaattatcattaattataaattgatcgaagaagtattccatttatttctaaattttgaattttaataatatagtaataagcGATACAAGTTTTAGatttttacaagttttttttttataattttatttcaaacttttgaaTAAGTGATTGTGCAGTCTCGTAGATGATTGGAGAAGTAGTGAATATAGCGATACATCCTCATCTGTCTTTGTAAATATAGGGAATTTTATAcagaatagataatttatttacacttcatttgtttcataattaagtttttcttttttgagtaAAACATTGAGTGAAACATTGTTGAtatcatcaaataatattaattcaattgtgcgaaagataaattatttgttattgattttattgaataattgaaatcatgAATTCGGATGAGACACatcataacaattaattataatttcatacgaTTTTATTCCATTGATCGAATAGATGAAACCTAATCCCGTGCAAACAACTATCTtccaagaaaatttgaaatcaataatcaaatatatgctTCTTCTTTTACGTTACACGTCTTTACATTTCAAGCAACTTAAGAACTAGTCACGTGTATCGATACATTTGATACACCCATGTACTATATCTTTAAGATATTCTACCAACTAAggataaaaatagatgaaaacaagtaaaattttacaagtaaATTTTACTCGTTTACTAAGTCAACAGTAATGACAAAGTGTAGCGTATGCATAACATTTTGAGTAAATGCCAGATGAAGATACTATGAATAGATTCATGAACTGTTCAGATCAgatgtgaaataaatattttaacgagaaaaaattaagaatttgacAGCATCCAATTAAACAAATGTAGGAAAGAATTatacttttctatttatttttatcattcttcttatgagaaaagaatatatatatatcagaacTTTCTTCTAACATttctattcaataattattcccACGTATATAACACCGAGAAATTCTTATCTCTCAAGAACCAACTAGTTACCGTCTATAATTACCATCGACCGAAAGAGCAATTGAACCAAGAGGATTCCATTTCACGCGTCAAAGTCCTTTCTCCGCGTTTCGATTTACCAACCGTTTCATCGCAGTTTAAGGGTTTCGAAACCGTGTGTTCTTGATTGAGACCTCAGAAGATTACATCGTTTTTCAGATCGATTCGGGTCAACCCCCTATTATAGATCGCGAACCGGTATCTCTATAGACATGAGTAATAGTATATACGACTTAGTCGTAATTACCCTAGCGTTTGTAAACAGGctacgagataaaaataatatgggACGATCGAAATTGTTGCTACGCCTCTTATCTCACCCCATAAATCGTTTGATGGACCATAAATTCGAAGTAGTTAACACACGCCATGTGGCCTTTCGTAAATCGGCGTTAATTGTCGTGAATTTTTCGCGCAGGCCCATTTCTTTCTTGAAGTGAAAATTTACGCGCGACGATTAAACTCGATATTTCAAACGTGACGatcgatgattaatttttgtaatttctcttctccttaACGAGCATGTTGCATCATGAAACTTATAtggtaatttattcattttaggaATTCATCTCGGATAATCgtggaggaattttttttttgtcgtgattaattaatgtaaaacatgttatgattattattttttttaatatttactactACTTTATGCTtcgttaattgtaattatcagATTGTAATTAGaagaagtaataatatttatttatttcaaaaaatttgaatgattaataataataagagagacaaaataaattacattataagataaaaatacaaagaatgAATTTcctcaatttattattcttgagaatttgataaaaaaatgtatgttaTATCGTGTAAAATCCATCTTGATAGTGTCAATcacgattttttataattaagtaaattgaagataaaatagtaattttttttttaaattaaagacttcgttttttcgaaaaaaaaaatgattgtaaCATTAAAAGCACTTAAATATAACAtgcaatatcgataaataagaaTCAATAAATCGATAGGTACTTATGTGCAATCCATAATAAACCAGTAATATGATACGATGATGTTAATAAAGTTCAATATTAACCATGTTTATAAACGTATGTAAGAACAGCAAGTGAGATGTGCCTACTTACATTAAGGCCTATTAAAGTCATTACTTAGAAGTGCACGTGTAcctaatctatttttaacattattttttttcaaaataagtttttatttttaaaattttattacttatattggcaatattcttttataaaaaattacacgagCAGGAAATacgattatcaaattaaaataaaaaatatatatatatattccattgtattaagagaattaatgaagaataatatcacaatatcttaataagacttatataaatttcagaaaCGTGTGAATGATGATCGAAATCTCATGTTCTCCGATTTTCATTAGACAAAGTCTTTTATCGCTGTTCTATTTTTGTTCGTAATATCTCCTTTTGTTCTTCCTGTGTCATTGTAGGTGCACTTTCATTTCACTCGAATCTTGGTCGTGCAAAAATTTTGATCTCGAAAACTCAtatccttccctctctctttccttcgtttctctctttctctttcttttcatttcttttttctttctttctttctttattttttttttttttttttttgcttctaaAACGGTATGTAGGCGTAGTATAATCTCGGCTCAAAATAGCAGCCGTTCCTCTTTTCGTTGCACACGGGGAAACAATAGAAATGCAAAGGTCTATCTGCGGCTCGATGCATAAAGGAGGTCGCTGATAGTTAGAGTGCACTTATCTATTGCCATAAGGATATTCACCCGGAAGCACCTATCTATATTTATCAACGGCTATCCTTCAATTATTCTACCGTGTCATAGATGCAATTGACATGTATGGAAGGATAAGACGGATGCCAATTATCTCTtgtataattacttttaaacgagaatttgaaaatttatatcattatttgacGATTAACagaactaattttatttagaaaataattttttaaatatataagaaataatgaaatagaaatagaatttctttatcgtattatatgcgataaaaagaaaatgttgaatttatttattcattaatgaGAAAATATGCGATGATGTCGTAATCAAAAGTTTgttatttctgattttttttattatctatgatttgctaaaaaatatttaattcaacacGTTTCTCAGATATTGTGATGTAATAATCtattagtataaaataatattatgccttcaattattaattattttaactttaatatcaattatatcacagatcattaacttttaattagaagatttacttaaaaatattaattgattattattgtgaAACATAACATGATATATCAAGATTTATAtcaatcttgaaatttttaataattataaataatattattacataatattaattgcataGAAGTATCATATAAGAAGTAaacatagataaaaatatatatttattctcacgattcttcattttctgtttCTACATAATGAGTTCTACACGATGAGAACATTGTTCCAACAGATGATTCGTCGAACAGCTCATTGagagattgataaaataattctcacttgcttgaatttttataaatgtaatttctacaaatttcgatgaaatgtAACATTATAAACGGTAAAAATTCGTGACATCTCCatctcgaataaattattacacgtGAAACAATTCCTCAACGAAGGAATAGTCACGAAATGGCATTATGAGATAGCATGGCTCGAACGATCGTTGCCAGCGTTGCAAAATATCTGCACTGCAAATGGTGCAGTCAACGCAGTCTCATCTggcgaaaggagaaaaaaaaaaaaagaatgtcgaTTCGAatccgaagaagaaaaattagtaCTATTCTCAGTCATTCACCTAACGATACAAACCTGTACGATTATGCAATTTTCCGCGgagctttctttctttatagcCTCGAATAACCGTCGCTATTTTCATCCTGTACTGTATCCGCGATACGTAACTCTGCGGTAAACGCGCGCCCTTTCGTGACTTAGATCCGGCCAGCTATAAAGTTTCTAAAGAGTGTCGAGGCGAACACGTAGGTGGATATCTATAGACCAACCGcgatatatatagaagaataatCATTTCGGGGTTAATATCCTTGCAGTCGAATGCGTAATGTCGTTGTAAAGTATTAAAGCGATAAGAATCGATTCGgatatgaaagaagaaaagtcgaaagtttcgaaagGTGAAAGAAATTGATCGTTCGTAGACGTTTGGAGTGATAGATACTTTGAAATATGTCTATAGAAATTTGTCGATCATCGATTTACTTCTCTCTCGATTTGTAGATCCTCGATTGAGTGTAATTTTGTTACTTTCAGATAGACGATCCGATCCATGTAATCTCCATCGAGGAACCATCTAGTGTATCCAGGCAAAAACCACCAGATTACGAGGCGGTCACGGATGCGCCACCTAGCTACGATGATGCCATCAAGTTAAATCCTAGTCACCTATTTAGGAACAATAGTAGCACGTTGCCGTTGCCAACTGTGCACACCATGGTCCCTAGAACAGTGGAGATCGTTTCTAGGGACCCTACACCGTCACCGCCGCCGCCTTACGCgaggtaaaatttatttttacacttgaatgaaacgatcgatcgttctAACGTGGGATAGAGAATGTATAAAAAGAATGGATGAATAATTTCTCTCGTAAATTGTTCGTGAGAACTATTTAACTTGTCTGTCGTGTTGTTGAAAGATAGGGGTGAAACAAAGAAAGGGAATTACATACATGGCGGGAAGGACTATGACGCGATTTCGCTACTCGGAGTTGTTCCGACTAGTAGTATTACCAGTTATTCTATAAAAGTTAGTGACGTCATGGCGAGTATACAGTGATAGTTATAGTAAATCTCAATCTAGCTTAACCTGTCTGGAGAATTTATGACTGGAATTAACTAATACTTCCTACTACTTAGAATCTTTTGCTCAAGTAATAGACAAGAATTGAAGAGTTTAGATAATGGAACATTGTTAACACTTCCTTGTCTTTTTTAAACTCTTTTCTATAAGATCTTTTTCTGctgtcttttttttgaatcaaaaaGGAAgcgaatttcaataatatacaggaatgaaaattaattaattgcagTAACACGAGACTATAATTGTTGTAGAATAATTATcagtgaataataatttaaacttttaaacttctcaataaaataattaaatcattggatcatcgatttttcctttacttgaatattttttttccattccaggTGAGATATTTGGCAGCAGCAAAAATGATCGCAACTAAACGAAAGGCTTGCGGCGTGCTGGAGGTCCAGCGTATTGCAATACAAATTACAGATTGCCCGGGTACAAAAAAAGGGTGCGAAGAACTCCGTCATTTGTGTGTAACTGTCACATGTGTAGCATAGATGATAGGGGTTGCACTCCGAAACAACCATTTACGACGGATAATTATATCTCGTCATGGCACCGGGCCTTGTTTTAATAGATTAAAGATTTGTGTTCAATGAATCAAGCAAGTCCTCCATACAGGGCACCGCATTTGTCACTGTATCAACACAACGATACACGATCGAAGATAGAATCGAAGATGGAAGCGTCAACTGAATTAATCGATCATGATTTGATCGATGGACTCTAAATGGTGAAAGAGACGAAGATGGCGAATCGTCGAACGTTCCCAAGAAACTCGATGAACGAAAAGAACCGAGAAGAACTGAAGAAGAGTCAATGGAGATGTGAACATTGTGCCTTCCGCAAAGCGCCTATTATTACAGAGagagcaagagagagagagagagagagagagagagacaagccTAAATGTTTGCACGAAATACTCAATGACTCGATAACTAATTGCAAAACTGTCGAAACTTCAAGCGAACTTGAACCCGTAACTTGGGCACGATTATTGATTTCGTCTGGCTAATTTAGAGAGTGTCTAAAATAGCAAATACGAATCTTCGATAATAACGTTTCTTGCgcctattatattatatctgaaCAAAATCTGATTTCGTATTCCTTGTTGAAGAATGGCGGCGTTCACCGTTGTCGAGTAATTTGAAAAGATCCTGAGAGATGAGAAAggataaaagatgaaaaataggtgtccttaaaaaaaaaaaagaaaagaaaagaaaaaaagagcgtAGGAACTGGAAAAGTTCCAAATTTCATTGCTTAAGACAATCGTGCGGCTTTTTAGCGGAGATTAACTGTTTGCTTGCCATATGATTTCGATGATTGTCATTTTACACGATGTACATACCACATGCGAAAAATCATTCGCACGTCCATTTTATTGTGATATATAAGATGATGCAGAATTATACGTCACTATGTCGAATATGACGTTGCTTTGTGAAATAAgactctttttttataatgaaaatgcaaaatacaatgataatacaaattttaaattcgagagttccttccttctttacAATCCACTTCCATcatgtagatatatatataacgaataaaaaatattgatcgaaaaattttatccatttcaTTCTAACAGATtcgtattgaaatttatttggcgtattaaaatttacaatacggATTGGAATAAtatcttgttaaatttttgtcaTCGAAGGATGAAAACTGTGTCAagtggaaaatttcaaaagttgcaacataaaattaagaaatatcgcgtgattgtaatttttcaaaataaaaaaaagaac is from Apis mellifera strain DH4 linkage group LG2, Amel_HAv3.1, whole genome shotgun sequence and encodes:
- the LOC100577268 gene encoding uncharacterized protein LOC100577268 isoform X2 — its product is MFPNVIIPAMSLEESRRSQRPYRYGMVLLCVGALINWLGLAENYVEPVRYVGVACIIAGALLICAAMCCWLHAPPSRAAMHTQHTNHPITAQIDDPIHVISIEEPSSVSRQKPPDYEAVTDAPPSYDDAIKLNPSHLFRNNSSTLPLPTVHTMVPRTVEIVSRDPTPSPPPPYAR
- the LOC100577268 gene encoding uncharacterized protein LOC100577268 isoform X3, with protein sequence MDELNAMSLEESRRSQRPYRYGMVLLCVGALINWLGLAENYVEPVRYVGVACIIAGALLICAAMCCWLHAPPSRAAMHTQHTNHPITAQIDDPIHVISIEEPSSVSRQKPPDYEAVTDAPPSYDDAIKLNPSHLFRNNSSTLPLPTVHTMVPRTVEIVSRDPTPSPPPPYAR
- the LOC100577268 gene encoding uncharacterized protein LOC100577268 isoform X1, which translates into the protein MFPNVIIPAMSLEESRRSQRPYRYGMVLLCVGALINWLGLAENYVEPVRYVGVACIIAGALLICAAMCCWLHAPPSRAAMHTQHTNHPITAQIDDPIHVISIEEPSSVSRQKPPDYEAVTDAPPSYDDAIKLNPSHLFRNNSSTLPLPTVHTMVPRTVEIVSRDPTPSPPPPYAR
- the LOC100577268 gene encoding uncharacterized protein LOC100577268 isoform X4 yields the protein MSLEESRRSQRPYRYGMVLLCVGALINWLGLAENYVEPVRYVGVACIIAGALLICAAMCCWLHAPPSRAAMHTQHTNHPITAQIDDPIHVISIEEPSSVSRQKPPDYEAVTDAPPSYDDAIKLNPSHLFRNNSSTLPLPTVHTMVPRTVEIVSRDPTPSPPPPYAR